GCGCAGCAGATCATCCTGCGCCTTGGATGTTTCGCCCGGCAGGCGGGCGGCCTCGTCGAAGGCCTCGGCAAAATCGCCGTCGCGGATGGCGGCTGAAATGCGCGCGGCGCTGTCAGACAGGGCGGTGAGGCCCACATTGCCGGCAGCGGATTTGAGATCGTGGGCAGCGCGCGCCATGGCGTCCGAATCCCGGTCGCGGCGGGCGATCTCGATGGTTTCGGTAAGCTCCCAGGCGGTGTCGAGGCAGGCCTCGACGATCTCAAGCGCCTTGTCGGGGCCGAGCACGGTTTCCAGGGCCTCGATGCGGGCCCTGTCCAACGCCGGAGCCGAAACAGCTTCGATCATCATGTCCTGTTTGCGGTGGGCGGGGATGACGACGGGGACGTCGAACCAGAATTCAGCCCCCTCCCCTTCAGTAGAGCGCACGCCGACGCTGCCCTGCATCTGGTCGGCCAGCCGCTTGACCAGGGCCAGGCCAAGCCCGCCCCCGCCATGGCGGCGGGTCATGGACTGATCGACCTGGGCGAATTCGGTGAACAGGCCCGAGAGCTGGTCGGCGGCGATGCCGGGGCCGGTGTCGCGGACGGCGAAGCGCAGATATTCCAGCTCGTCGCCCTCGCGGCCCGGCTCCAGCGACAGGCGCACGGTGGCATGGCCCTGATCGGTGAACTTCACCGCGTTGCCGAGAATGTTGAGCAGTGCCTGACGGCAGCATTTCTCGTCGCCGCGGGAATGGGACGGCACGTCCGGCATGATGGTGACGTTGAGGGTCAGCCCCTTGCGGCGGGCTTCCGGCTCCATGATGTCCACCACCTGGCGGGCAATGGCCTCGGGCTCGAATTCGGCGATGTCGAGCTTCTGCACGCCTGCGTCGATACGGGAGATTTCCAGCACGTCTTCGAGCAGCAGCCGCAGGGCGTCCGAGCTCTGGCGGATGATGGCGAGATTCTCGCGCTGGTCATCGGAGAGGTCGCTGCCGTCGAGCAGCTCGGCCATGCCTTGGATGCCGTTCAGCGGCGTGCGGATTTCGTGGCTGATGGTGGAGAGGAATTGCGATTTGGCGCGCTCGCCGGCTTCCGCTGCGATCTTCGCCCGCTCGGCATCCTCCGCACGGGCTTCGGCCACGTCGCGGGCGATCTCGAGGTCATGCACCAGCTGGTCGCCGCGCAGGCGCGCATGGGCCTCGCGCAGATACATGCGGTTGAGGCCGCAGGCCCAGCCATAGGAGCCCACCACGTAGAACAGGCCCATGAAGGCCATGGCGAAGCTCAGAGGCGTGCCGATGAACAGCAGCGCCGGGATGAACGGCACGTTGATGCCGGCAAGGAAGGTCACAAGGCTCGGCAGATAGCCGGAGCGCGAGACGACGGAGCCCGTGATGCCTGCGAGGATGAGCACGGCGACGACGAGCTGCTGCATGGGGTCGCCGGGGATGAACCACAGCACGCCCGCAAGCCCCCAGCTGATGCCGCAGATACCGCTGGCCGCCGCATAGCCATAGGCCCAGGGCGTGCGGTCGGCGTCAGGCTCCAGCCGCGCGTGTTGGCGGCGCAGCACCTCGCAAATGGCGGTGCCGCCGAGCTGGAAACCGAGAATGGGAATGATCGACCACCAGGCCACGGTCTCGAGGAAGACCATGTAGGTGATGAGAAAGCAGAAGGTCGGGGTCAGGCGGCCATTGGCGGACTGGGCATAGAGGAAGTCCACAACATCATCGGCGGCTTTCTTGTTGAGCCGTGCTTCGTCGCTGGTCACTCCGGACGCCTTTCCAGATGGAGAGCGGGCCTTGCCGCCGAACAGCAGGATCGGCCAGGGGGACAGCAGAACGGCGTCGGGGTTTTTCTCCCCGAACCTGCGCGCAACCCAGTTCCTGACATGACCCAGAGCCATTGCCGGCATTACTCTCGTTTACTCATTGCCCCCGCCCCGCGGCCTACATGCCCCGGGGTGCCCCGGTTTTTGGGGCTGCTGCCATGCGCCGAAGCGAATTGACGGCACAGTCCGGCAAGCCTAGGGTCCGCGGCCTTAAATTCCCTTAACGCTAAAACCGCTGAAACCGGGACCTTTTCCATGAGTGAGACAGCTCAATCCGCCCTCGACCCCACCCTGTCGGCACTGGCTGCCGACAGCAAAGCCTGGCCTTTCGAAGAAGCCCGGAAACTGGTGGCGCGGGTGGAGAAACAGGGTCTCGGCGACAAGGGCTTCGTGCTGTTCGAGACGGGCTACGGCCCCTCCGGCCTGCCGCATATCGGCACCTTCGGCGAGGTGGCCCGCACCTCCATGGTGCGGCACGCGTTCTCATTGCTCAGCGATGCGCCGACCAGGCTTGTCTGCTTCTCCGACGACATGGACGGCTTCCGCAAGGTGCCGGACAATGTGCCCAACAAGGAGCTGATGACGGCCCATCTGGGCAAGCCACTGACCCAGGTGCCGGACCCGTTTTCCAATGAGCACACGAGCTTCGGCGCTGCCAACAATGCCCGCCTGCGCGCCTTCCTCGACACCTTCGGTTTCGACTACGAGTTTGAAAGCGCA
The sequence above is drawn from the Pyruvatibacter mobilis genome and encodes:
- a CDS encoding sensor histidine kinase, encoding MTSDEARLNKKAADDVVDFLYAQSANGRLTPTFCFLITYMVFLETVAWWSIIPILGFQLGGTAICEVLRRQHARLEPDADRTPWAYGYAAASGICGISWGLAGVLWFIPGDPMQQLVVAVLILAGITGSVVSRSGYLPSLVTFLAGINVPFIPALLFIGTPLSFAMAFMGLFYVVGSYGWACGLNRMYLREAHARLRGDQLVHDLEIARDVAEARAEDAERAKIAAEAGERAKSQFLSTISHEIRTPLNGIQGMAELLDGSDLSDDQRENLAIIRQSSDALRLLLEDVLEISRIDAGVQKLDIAEFEPEAIARQVVDIMEPEARRKGLTLNVTIMPDVPSHSRGDEKCCRQALLNILGNAVKFTDQGHATVRLSLEPGREGDELEYLRFAVRDTGPGIAADQLSGLFTEFAQVDQSMTRRHGGGGLGLALVKRLADQMQGSVGVRSTEGEGAEFWFDVPVVIPAHRKQDMMIEAVSAPALDRARIEALETVLGPDKALEIVEACLDTAWELTETIEIARRDRDSDAMARAAHDLKSAAGNVGLTALSDSAARISAAIRDGDFAEAFDEAARLPGETSKAQDDLLRAYPPLAAAKAS